From the genome of Streptomyces sp. NBC_01317, one region includes:
- the cobF gene encoding precorrin-6A synthase (deacetylating) produces MRKIYVIGIGAGDPDHLTLQAVKALNEVDVFFLLDKGTEKSDLIRLRHEILERHATGRPHRLVEARDPDRDRDRAADGVAYAGAVDDWRSRRAEIYARLITDELDDGTTEDGDGGPGTATGDRSVGAFLVWGDPSLYDSTLAILEEILERGTVRFEYEVIPGISSVSALAAKHRIGLNRVARPVQITTGRRLAEGWPQDADDVVVMLDAHQSFRHHLADDPVIYWGAYVGTEDEILVSGRLSEVAGRIEELRAEARARKGWIMDTYLLRRD; encoded by the coding sequence CTTCAGGCGGTCAAAGCGCTCAACGAGGTCGACGTCTTCTTCCTGCTCGACAAGGGTACGGAGAAGTCGGACCTGATCCGCCTCCGGCACGAGATCCTGGAGCGGCACGCGACCGGCCGCCCCCACCGGCTGGTCGAGGCCCGGGACCCGGACAGGGACCGGGACCGCGCGGCCGACGGAGTCGCGTACGCGGGCGCCGTCGACGACTGGCGCAGCAGGCGCGCCGAGATCTACGCGCGCCTGATCACGGACGAGCTGGACGACGGCACCACCGAGGACGGGGACGGCGGGCCCGGCACCGCCACCGGCGACCGGAGTGTCGGGGCCTTTCTCGTCTGGGGCGACCCCTCCCTCTACGACTCCACGCTCGCCATCCTGGAGGAGATCCTGGAGCGGGGCACGGTCCGCTTCGAGTACGAGGTGATCCCGGGCATCAGCAGTGTCTCCGCGCTGGCCGCGAAGCACCGGATCGGGCTGAACCGCGTCGCCAGGCCCGTCCAGATCACCACGGGCCGGCGGCTGGCCGAGGGATGGCCGCAGGACGCGGACGACGTCGTGGTGATGCTGGACGCGCACCAGTCGTTCCGTCACCACTTGGCGGACGACCCGGTCATCTACTGGGGCGCCTATGTGGGGACCGAGGACGAGATCCTGGTCTCCGGGCGGCTCTCGGAGGTCGCCGGGCGGATCGAGGAGCTGCGGGCCGAGGCGCGGGCGCGAAAGGGCTGGATCATGGACACGTATCTGCTGCGACGGGACTGA